From a single Nocardioides sp. dk884 genomic region:
- a CDS encoding ABC transporter permease subunit, which translates to MELFLTYTIVGLVLGSVYAIAASGLVLTYTTSGVFNFAHGAQAMLAAFLYWQLSVGWGLPVPVAFVLVVLVFGPLLGVVLHRFLMHGLRDVAEVTKVIVTVAVLLGMVSLSQWIWDPTEPRKLEMLFGNASSIELLGVRIRYHEIICLLAAALLALGLRLLFTRSRLGVMMRGVVDDPELLRLNGHNPDRVAMASWALGSGLAAFAGVLVTPVAGGSLEASMLTLLIIDTFAAAMFGRLQSIPRTFVGALVLGLASTYLLAYAPSSWDWAGNLKTALPMLVLFLVLLVLPQDRLRGAQVRTRERNRVPSVRQALVWGVVFVALVALLTRIADPLMHGSFVAGLAFAIIALSLVPLTGYAGEINLVPLSFGAVGVIVAFHVGIEGSGLASRMGWVGLLAGTVAAALVGGLVALPALRLRGLYLALATMAFGGLVSTLVLTEIHPRNWFGWEGAIFPTGTIMVPPVQLGPFDLDSDATAMIVLAAIFSLLGVGIVALRNTGYGRRLVAMKDSPAASAMLGQSLVRLKLGVFMLSAAIAGLGGILMASSAGSVSTEAFMITASLALVMLTVVGGVGYVSGALFGGMMVGMGFTLINGTFRDLALTHDAWSPVLGSMGHVFAVLVALMGVTVNQNPSGIVHQLCEGYRPLLRARPVLYVAAGVTALLVVLNLLDVIGDWTLALAMFCVVGLTPVLGQVWMAERVLSPEELDALAARRRILPVERRGLDAPLSREERYDLDVALGLPPAPLPSHDVEVALADGVPLKEAVRG; encoded by the coding sequence ATGGAGCTGTTCTTGACGTACACGATCGTCGGGCTGGTGCTGGGATCGGTCTACGCGATCGCGGCCTCGGGCCTGGTGCTGACCTACACGACCTCGGGGGTCTTCAACTTCGCCCACGGCGCCCAGGCCATGCTGGCCGCGTTCCTCTACTGGCAGCTCAGCGTGGGCTGGGGGCTGCCGGTCCCCGTGGCCTTCGTCCTGGTCGTGCTGGTCTTCGGCCCGCTCCTCGGCGTGGTCCTGCACCGCTTCTTGATGCACGGCCTGCGCGACGTCGCGGAGGTCACCAAGGTCATCGTCACGGTCGCGGTGCTGCTCGGCATGGTCTCGCTGTCGCAGTGGATCTGGGACCCGACCGAGCCCCGCAAGCTCGAGATGCTCTTCGGCAACGCCAGCTCGATCGAGCTTCTCGGCGTGCGGATCCGCTACCACGAGATCATCTGCCTGCTCGCCGCCGCGCTGCTCGCGCTCGGCCTGCGCCTGCTGTTCACCCGCAGCCGCCTGGGCGTGATGATGCGCGGCGTCGTCGACGACCCCGAGCTGCTGCGCCTCAACGGCCACAACCCCGACCGGGTGGCGATGGCCAGCTGGGCGCTCGGCTCCGGCCTGGCGGCGTTCGCCGGCGTGCTGGTCACCCCTGTCGCGGGCGGCTCGCTCGAGGCCAGCATGCTCACCCTGCTGATCATCGACACCTTCGCCGCGGCGATGTTCGGGCGGCTGCAGAGCATCCCGCGCACGTTCGTCGGCGCGCTGGTGCTCGGCCTCGCCTCGACGTACCTCCTGGCCTACGCGCCGAGCAGCTGGGACTGGGCGGGCAACCTCAAGACGGCGCTGCCGATGCTGGTGCTGTTCCTGGTGCTGCTCGTGCTGCCCCAGGACCGGTTGCGCGGGGCGCAGGTGCGCACCCGCGAGCGCAACCGGGTGCCCTCGGTGCGCCAGGCCCTCGTGTGGGGCGTCGTGTTCGTCGCGCTCGTCGCGCTGCTCACCCGGATCGCCGACCCGCTCATGCACGGCTCGTTCGTGGCCGGCCTGGCCTTCGCGATCATCGCGCTCTCGCTGGTGCCGCTCACCGGGTACGCCGGGGAGATCAACCTGGTCCCGCTGTCCTTCGGCGCGGTCGGCGTCATCGTGGCCTTCCACGTCGGCATCGAGGGCAGCGGGCTGGCCTCGCGGATGGGCTGGGTGGGCCTGCTCGCCGGCACCGTCGCCGCCGCGCTGGTCGGCGGCCTGGTCGCCCTGCCGGCCCTGCGCCTGCGCGGGCTCTATCTGGCCCTGGCCACGATGGCGTTCGGTGGCCTGGTCTCCACGCTGGTGCTCACCGAGATCCACCCGCGGAACTGGTTCGGCTGGGAGGGCGCAATCTTCCCGACCGGCACGATCATGGTGCCGCCGGTGCAGCTCGGGCCCTTCGACCTCGACAGCGACGCCACCGCGATGATCGTGCTGGCCGCGATCTTCTCCCTCCTCGGCGTCGGCATCGTCGCGCTGCGCAACACCGGCTACGGCCGGCGCCTGGTGGCGATGAAGGACAGCCCCGCCGCCAGCGCGATGCTCGGGCAGTCGCTGGTGCGGCTCAAGCTCGGGGTCTTCATGCTCTCCGCGGCGATCGCCGGGCTGGGCGGCATCCTGATGGCCTCGTCGGCCGGCTCGGTCTCCACCGAGGCGTTCATGATCACCGCCAGCCTCGCCCTGGTCATGCTCACCGTGGTCGGAGGCGTGGGCTACGTCAGCGGCGCCCTGTTCGGCGGGATGATGGTGGGGATGGGCTTCACGCTCATCAACGGCACCTTCCGCGACCTGGCGCTCACCCACGACGCGTGGTCCCCGGTCCTGGGGTCGATGGGCCACGTGTTCGCCGTGCTGGTCGCGCTGATGGGCGTCACCGTCAACCAGAACCCCAGCGGGATCGTCCACCAGCTCTGCGAGGGCTACCGCCCGCTGCTGCGCGCCCGCCCGGTGCTCTACGTCGCGGCCGGGGTCACCGCGCTGCTGGTCGTGCTCAACCTGCTCGACGTGATCGGCGACTGGACGCTGGCCCTCGCGATGTTCTGCGTGGTCGGGCTGACGCCCGTGCTCGGACAGGTGTGGATGGCCGAGCGGGTGCTCTCGCCCGAGGAGCTCGACGCGCTCGCGGCCCGGCGCCGGATCCTCCCGGTGGAGCGGCGGGGTCTCGACGCCCCGCTCAGCCGCGAGGAGCGCTACGACCTCGACGTCGCGCTGGGCCTGCCGCCCGCGCCCCTGCCGTCCCACGACGTCGAGGTCGCCCTGGCCGACGGCGTACCGCTGAAGGAGGCCGTCCGTGGCTGA
- a CDS encoding ABC transporter ATP-binding protein yields MAEHVPLLQTRGVTVRFGGNVAVDDVSLDIAAGTITGLIGPNGAGKTTLFNTVTGMQRPSAGTVLLDGEDITRRSPARRAHLGIARTFQRLELFLSLSVRDNVRVAGDIVRSRHRRSFDVDAETDRMLELTGLSGIADEEVAAIPTGRARVVEVARALMTQPRLLLLDEPASGQTERETEEFAGLLRGLADTGLAVCLVEHDLPLVMQLCTTIHVLDRGRVIASGTPAEVQASPEVVEAYIGQEVVA; encoded by the coding sequence GTGGCTGAGCACGTACCGCTGCTGCAGACCCGCGGGGTCACCGTGCGCTTCGGTGGCAACGTGGCCGTCGACGACGTCAGCCTCGACATCGCCGCCGGCACGATCACCGGCCTGATCGGGCCCAACGGCGCGGGCAAGACCACGCTGTTCAACACCGTCACCGGCATGCAGCGACCCAGCGCCGGCACCGTGCTCCTCGACGGGGAGGACATCACCCGACGCTCTCCGGCGCGGCGCGCCCACCTGGGCATCGCCCGGACCTTCCAGCGCCTCGAGCTGTTCCTCTCGCTCTCGGTGCGCGACAACGTCCGGGTCGCCGGCGACATCGTGCGCTCGCGGCACCGCCGCTCCTTCGACGTGGACGCGGAGACCGACCGGATGCTCGAGCTCACCGGGCTGAGCGGCATCGCCGACGAGGAGGTCGCCGCGATCCCCACCGGCCGGGCCCGCGTCGTGGAGGTCGCCCGGGCCCTGATGACCCAGCCGCGGCTGCTGCTGCTCGACGAGCCGGCCTCGGGCCAGACCGAGCGCGAGACCGAGGAGTTCGCCGGGCTGCTGCGCGGTCTGGCCGACACCGGGCTCGCGGTCTGCCTGGTCGAGCACGACCTGCCGCTGGTGATGCAGCTGTGCACCACCATCCACGTCCTCGACCGTGGCCGGGTGATCGCGTCCGGCACCCCCGCCGAGGTGCAGGCCTCGCCCGAGGTCGTCGAGGCCTACATCGGCCAGGAGGTCGTGGCATGA
- a CDS encoding ABC transporter ATP-binding protein — protein MSDTLTGAVPLMEDLLAPPVLELVGVRAAYGPIEVLHGVDLTVRAGQVVALLGPNGGGKSTTVKVACGLLPLTSGELRYAGRKVDGISAQEAARLGVCTIPEGRGIFANLSVRENLWLATGTGTSRAAIEEAAFTRFPILGDRRNQLAGSMSGGEQQMLALSRALATDPAVLLLDELSMGLAPMIVSQMYDTVAQLVEEGISVLVAEQFARTVLPIADVAAVMLQGRVTAVGSPAEIDADLSTTYLGG, from the coding sequence ATGAGCGACACCCTCACCGGGGCCGTCCCCCTCATGGAGGACCTGCTCGCCCCGCCGGTCCTCGAGCTCGTCGGCGTGCGCGCGGCGTACGGCCCGATCGAGGTGCTGCACGGCGTGGACCTGACGGTGCGCGCCGGCCAGGTGGTCGCGCTGCTCGGCCCGAACGGCGGCGGCAAGTCGACCACCGTGAAGGTCGCCTGCGGGCTGCTGCCCCTCACCTCGGGCGAGCTGCGCTACGCCGGGCGCAAGGTCGACGGGATCTCCGCGCAGGAGGCCGCCCGGCTCGGGGTCTGCACGATCCCCGAGGGTCGCGGGATCTTCGCCAACCTCAGCGTGCGCGAGAACCTCTGGCTCGCCACCGGCACCGGAACGTCTCGGGCCGCGATCGAGGAGGCGGCGTTCACCCGGTTCCCGATCCTCGGCGACCGGCGCAACCAGCTGGCCGGCTCCATGTCCGGGGGCGAGCAGCAGATGCTGGCGCTGTCGCGGGCGCTGGCCACCGACCCGGCGGTGCTGCTCCTCGACGAGCTCTCCATGGGCCTGGCGCCCATGATCGTCAGCCAGATGTACGACACGGTGGCCCAGCTCGTCGAGGAGGGGATCAGCGTGCTCGTGGCCGAGCAGTTCGCGCGCACCGTCCTGCCGATCGCCGACGTGGCCGCCGTGATGCTGCAGGGCCGGGTCACTGCCGTGGGCAGCCCCGCCGAGATCGACGCCGACCTGTCCACCACCTATCTGGGGGGATGA
- the pcaC gene encoding 4-carboxymuconolactone decarboxylase yields the protein MSTVHLTAVRLGGRPGMPLLILGPSLGTTAQTLWSPVAPALARDFQVVAWDLPGHGTNSMVPEGPITIADLAAGVLALVDGMGEGIHPPTFHYAGESVGGAVGLQLALDAPQRVESATLICTAARLGNAAGWQERAEKVLASGTEMLVPGATERWFAPGFVERHPGRASSVLHALGDAVDEGYAAVCGALAGYDLRDRLPEVEVPLLAVAGGRDVAAPPEVMRALAEGVRDGRLVVLEDVAHLAPLEDPESVARLVREHALGPTRDQHTVAELREVGMQVRREVLGAEHVDRAMADATELTREFQHFITEYAWGGVWTRPGLDRRSRSMITLSALISGGHHAELAMHLRAARTNGLSVAEIRELIIHTAIYCGVPSANVAFRIAQEVFADEF from the coding sequence ATGAGCACCGTCCACCTCACCGCCGTACGCCTCGGCGGCCGCCCCGGGATGCCGCTGCTCATCCTCGGCCCTTCGCTCGGCACCACCGCGCAGACCCTGTGGTCGCCCGTCGCACCCGCGCTCGCGCGCGACTTCCAGGTGGTCGCCTGGGACCTGCCCGGCCACGGCACGAACTCGATGGTCCCGGAGGGGCCGATCACGATCGCGGACCTGGCGGCCGGCGTCCTGGCTCTGGTCGACGGGATGGGGGAGGGCATCCACCCACCGACCTTCCACTACGCCGGCGAGTCCGTCGGCGGCGCCGTCGGGCTCCAGCTGGCGCTCGATGCGCCGCAGCGCGTGGAGTCCGCCACCCTGATCTGCACCGCCGCCCGGCTCGGCAACGCCGCCGGCTGGCAGGAGCGCGCCGAGAAGGTCCTGGCGAGCGGCACGGAGATGCTGGTCCCGGGGGCCACCGAGCGGTGGTTCGCGCCCGGTTTCGTCGAGCGTCACCCCGGCCGCGCCTCCTCGGTGCTGCACGCACTGGGCGACGCCGTCGACGAGGGGTACGCCGCGGTCTGCGGCGCGCTCGCCGGCTACGACCTGCGCGACCGGCTCCCCGAGGTCGAGGTCCCGCTGCTCGCGGTGGCCGGGGGCCGCGACGTCGCGGCGCCGCCGGAGGTGATGCGTGCGCTGGCCGAGGGCGTGCGTGACGGCCGGCTTGTGGTGCTCGAGGACGTCGCCCACCTCGCTCCGCTGGAGGACCCCGAGTCGGTCGCGCGGCTGGTGCGCGAGCACGCCCTGGGCCCGACCCGCGACCAGCACACGGTGGCCGAGCTGCGCGAGGTGGGCATGCAGGTGCGCCGCGAGGTGCTCGGCGCCGAGCACGTGGACCGGGCGATGGCCGACGCGACCGAGCTGACCCGGGAGTTCCAGCACTTCATCACCGAGTACGCCTGGGGCGGCGTCTGGACCCGCCCCGGCCTGGACCGCCGGTCGCGGTCGATGATCACCCTCAGCGCGCTGATCTCCGGCGGCCACCACGCCGAGCTGGCGATGCACCTGCGGGCCGCGCGCACCAACGGGCTCAGCGTGGCCGAGATCCGCGAGCTAATCATCCACACCGCGATCTACTGCGGGGTCCCGAGCGCCAACGTGGCGTTCCGGATCGCCCAGGAGGTCTTCGCCGACGAGTTCTGA
- a CDS encoding nuclear transport factor 2 family protein: MDERTGTFSEGEIREAYAALHQRVQGFADSGDWSGFADCFTEDATYVEHVYGTFHGRAEIRDWCVRTMSSFPGSAMVEFPLSWTVVDVPTSRLICEIGNRMPDPGDGSVHSATNLTIVTYAGDGLFSREEDVYNPMRFLTTTLRWAAIAERHGRLDEAGQAYVAAYGRRGRDDRSGQ, encoded by the coding sequence ATGGACGAGCGCACCGGCACCTTCAGCGAGGGCGAGATCCGCGAGGCGTACGCCGCCCTGCACCAGCGCGTCCAGGGGTTCGCCGACTCCGGCGACTGGAGCGGCTTCGCGGACTGCTTCACCGAGGACGCGACCTACGTCGAGCACGTCTACGGCACCTTCCACGGTCGCGCCGAGATCCGGGACTGGTGCGTGCGCACGATGTCGTCGTTCCCGGGCTCGGCGATGGTGGAGTTCCCGCTGTCGTGGACGGTGGTCGACGTGCCGACCTCCCGGCTGATCTGCGAGATCGGCAACCGGATGCCCGACCCCGGCGACGGCTCGGTGCACAGCGCGACCAACCTGACGATCGTCACCTACGCCGGCGACGGGCTGTTCAGCCGCGAGGAGGACGTCTACAACCCGATGCGCTTCCTCACGACGACGCTGCGCTGGGCCGCGATCGCCGAGCGGCACGGCCGCCTCGACGAGGCAGGGCAGGCGTACGTCGCGGCGTACGGCCGGCGCGGCAGAGACGACCGGTCGGGTCAGTGA
- a CDS encoding universal stress protein — protein MKIVVVGVDGSETASAAAHRAAEIAARFDARLHIVCAHRVEGDETRHRINDNERALAVVAEERARLLSVVEDISTEAVPGKPADVILGEAERLDADLVVVGNKRLQSPLRGLGSIAGAVAHHAACDLFIVHTH, from the coding sequence GTGAAGATCGTCGTCGTCGGTGTGGACGGGAGCGAGACCGCGTCGGCGGCCGCTCACCGGGCCGCCGAGATCGCTGCCCGGTTCGATGCCCGCCTGCACATCGTCTGCGCGCACCGCGTCGAGGGCGACGAGACCCGCCACCGGATCAACGACAACGAGCGCGCGCTGGCCGTCGTCGCCGAGGAGCGCGCCCGGCTGCTGTCGGTCGTGGAGGACATCTCCACCGAGGCGGTCCCCGGCAAGCCGGCCGACGTCATCCTCGGCGAGGCCGAGCGCCTCGACGCCGACCTGGTGGTCGTGGGCAACAAGCGCCTGCAGAGCCCGCTGCGCGGCCTGGGCTCGATCGCCGGCGCGGTGGCCCATCACGCCGCGTGCGACCTGTTCATCGTCCACACCCACTGA
- a CDS encoding PGPGW domain-containing protein — translation MTAARRLTLEIVGWVLVVAGVAALVLPGPGLLMLFGGMAILSQQYDWAERRLAPLKYRALKGAAESVEAWWRIVLTVTGVALLGACGVLWLVGPTVPEWWPLPDGWWLPGGAATGVTQVVSALVALGLLVYSYRRFHGNPEAVADLERDLHEATRAREERDAAP, via the coding sequence ATGACCGCCGCTCGCCGACTGACCCTGGAGATCGTGGGGTGGGTGCTCGTCGTGGCCGGCGTCGCCGCGCTCGTCCTTCCCGGCCCCGGCCTGCTGATGCTGTTCGGCGGCATGGCGATCCTCTCCCAGCAGTACGACTGGGCCGAGCGCCGACTGGCCCCGCTGAAGTACCGCGCGCTCAAGGGTGCCGCCGAGAGCGTCGAGGCCTGGTGGCGCATCGTGCTGACCGTCACCGGTGTCGCCCTGCTCGGCGCCTGCGGCGTGCTGTGGCTGGTCGGGCCGACCGTGCCGGAGTGGTGGCCCCTGCCCGACGGCTGGTGGCTGCCCGGCGGCGCCGCGACCGGCGTCACCCAGGTCGTCTCGGCCCTGGTCGCGCTGGGCCTGCTGGTCTACAGCTACCGCCGCTTCCACGGCAACCCCGAGGCGGTCGCCGACCTCGAGCGCGACCTGCACGAGGCCACCCGGGCCCGCGAGGAGCGCGACGCCGCGCCCTGA
- the recC gene encoding exodeoxyribonuclease V subunit gamma — protein MTLHLHRAARTDVLADALARLLATPLADPFAEEVVVVPAKGVERWLSQRLSHHLGAGPRGGDGICAGVGFRTPWSLFAEVAGTREEDPWSPESLVWPLLAAVDDSIEEAWALPLARHLGRGLEGEEADLRHGRRFAVARRLAHLFASYSTQRPALVTDWAAGRDTDGRGHPLPADLTWQPELWRRVAARVGAPTPQARLAETVARLHDEPAAFDLPDRLSLFGHTRLPATEATLLEALGRHREVHLWLPHPSAALWDALGAELAGGTRAAVDRRADHSHRVVGHPLLSTLGRDVRELQRTLTQVTSVDEHVGPEPRTPDTLLGWLQHDLRANAVGVAASRMLRPEDRSVQVHACHGAARQVDVLREVLLGLLAEDPTLEPRDVLVMCPDIETFAPLISAGFGLGDVVGEQGHPAHRLRVRLADRALTRTNPLLSVAERLLELAGGRAGAGDVLDLAHTEPVRRRFGFRDDDLQQLTDWVRTAGVRWAFDAEHRAEYGLSSYVANTWRFGLDRLLAGVAMSEDTGTWLDRTLPIDDVGSGQVELAGRLAEFVERLRTVTDQLVGAHPLEHWLSVLADGVESLSAVPASEAWQLGQVQRELGRVREAAAGLATTSLRLPDVRALLADRFAGRPTRANFRTGTLTVCTMVPMRSVPHRVVCLLGLDDGVFPRVGSVDGDDVLARDPLAGERDPRSEDRQLFLDAILAATEHLVVTYTGANEYSGQPRPPAVPLGELLDTLDLTATAPEGSVADAVTVRHPLQPFDTRNLVPGALVPGTPFTFDRAALSGARAAAGERHPVAPFLSGPLPPAPPEDVSLDDLVSFFCRRGGPVQGFLSRQRLDVALPYEDEPLDDGLPVEVDQLVQWQVGDRVLRDLLAGMDVEQARQQEWRRGVLPPGMLGWRILGDLLMRAEPLAAAARERRTRPPRAVEVDVDLGHGRRLRGTVADVYGDRQVPVTYSRLGAAHRLQSWIRLLALAATDEDQSWTAHTLGRPTNSRSREAFAVSLLGPLDHTAGSRLRDLVELRDRGLSEPLPLPLKASLAYARTRRTRATHDEAVVKAGWDWRDGRFPGEQSLPAHRTVWGPGAKLPGLDVAPRDGEGFEGETTRFGALALRLWSPLLVAEQGSW, from the coding sequence GTGACCCTGCACCTGCACCGCGCCGCCCGCACCGACGTGCTGGCCGATGCCCTGGCGCGCCTGCTCGCGACCCCGCTCGCCGACCCGTTCGCCGAGGAGGTCGTGGTCGTGCCGGCCAAGGGGGTCGAGCGGTGGCTGAGCCAGCGGCTCTCCCACCACCTGGGTGCGGGTCCGCGCGGCGGTGACGGCATCTGCGCCGGCGTCGGGTTCCGCACGCCCTGGTCGCTGTTCGCGGAGGTCGCCGGCACCCGTGAGGAGGACCCCTGGTCGCCGGAGTCGCTGGTCTGGCCGCTGCTGGCCGCCGTCGACGACAGCATCGAGGAGGCCTGGGCGCTGCCGCTGGCGCGCCACCTCGGGCGCGGCCTGGAGGGCGAGGAGGCCGACCTGCGTCACGGCCGCCGCTTCGCGGTCGCGCGGCGCCTGGCCCACCTGTTCGCCTCCTACTCCACCCAGCGCCCCGCCCTGGTCACCGACTGGGCGGCCGGGCGCGACACCGACGGGCGCGGACACCCGCTGCCCGCCGACCTGACCTGGCAGCCCGAGCTGTGGCGCCGGGTGGCGGCGCGGGTGGGCGCGCCGACGCCCCAGGCGCGGTTGGCCGAGACCGTCGCGCGGCTGCACGACGAGCCTGCCGCCTTCGACCTGCCGGACCGGCTCTCGCTGTTCGGCCACACCCGGCTGCCGGCGACAGAGGCGACGCTGCTCGAGGCGCTCGGTCGCCACCGCGAGGTGCACCTGTGGCTGCCGCACCCCTCTGCCGCGCTGTGGGACGCCCTCGGCGCCGAGCTCGCCGGCGGCACCCGCGCCGCGGTGGACCGGCGTGCGGACCACAGCCACCGGGTCGTGGGCCACCCGCTGCTCTCGACGCTCGGACGCGACGTGCGCGAGCTCCAGCGCACGCTGACCCAGGTGACGAGCGTCGATGAGCACGTCGGCCCCGAGCCGCGCACCCCCGACACGCTGCTGGGCTGGCTCCAGCACGACCTGCGCGCCAACGCCGTGGGCGTCGCGGCGTCCCGCATGCTGCGACCCGAGGACCGCTCGGTGCAGGTGCACGCCTGCCACGGGGCCGCGCGCCAGGTCGACGTGCTGCGCGAGGTGCTGCTCGGCCTGCTCGCCGAGGACCCCACCCTCGAGCCGCGCGACGTGCTGGTGATGTGTCCCGACATCGAGACCTTCGCGCCGCTCATCTCGGCCGGTTTCGGCCTCGGCGACGTGGTCGGGGAGCAGGGCCACCCCGCCCATCGGCTGCGGGTCCGCCTCGCCGACCGCGCGCTCACCCGCACCAACCCGCTGCTCTCGGTCGCCGAGCGGCTGCTCGAGCTCGCCGGCGGCCGCGCCGGTGCCGGCGACGTGCTCGACCTGGCCCACACCGAGCCGGTACGACGCCGCTTCGGGTTCCGCGACGACGACCTCCAGCAGCTCACCGACTGGGTGCGCACCGCCGGGGTGCGCTGGGCCTTCGACGCCGAGCACCGCGCGGAGTACGGCCTGTCCTCCTACGTCGCCAACACCTGGCGCTTCGGCCTCGACCGGCTGCTCGCCGGGGTGGCCATGTCGGAGGACACCGGCACCTGGCTGGACCGCACCCTCCCGATCGACGACGTCGGCAGCGGCCAGGTCGAGCTGGCCGGTCGGCTGGCCGAGTTCGTGGAGCGGTTGCGCACGGTCACCGACCAGCTCGTCGGCGCCCATCCGCTGGAGCACTGGCTCAGCGTGCTCGCCGACGGCGTGGAGTCGCTCAGCGCCGTGCCCGCCAGCGAGGCCTGGCAGCTCGGCCAGGTCCAGCGCGAGCTCGGCCGGGTCCGCGAGGCCGCCGCCGGGCTGGCCACCACCTCGCTGCGGCTGCCCGACGTCCGCGCGCTGCTGGCCGACCGGTTCGCCGGGCGCCCCACCCGCGCCAACTTCCGCACCGGCACGCTCACCGTCTGCACGATGGTCCCGATGCGCTCGGTGCCGCACCGCGTGGTCTGCCTGCTCGGCCTCGACGACGGGGTCTTCCCGCGGGTGGGCTCGGTCGACGGAGACGACGTGCTGGCCCGCGACCCGCTGGCCGGTGAGCGCGACCCGCGCAGCGAGGACCGCCAGCTCTTCCTCGACGCGATCCTTGCCGCCACCGAGCACCTCGTGGTGACCTACACGGGCGCCAACGAGTACTCCGGCCAGCCGCGCCCACCCGCCGTACCGCTCGGGGAGCTGCTCGACACCCTCGACCTCACCGCGACCGCCCCGGAGGGCAGCGTCGCGGACGCCGTGACCGTGCGGCACCCGCTGCAGCCCTTCGACACGCGCAACCTGGTCCCGGGTGCGCTGGTGCCGGGCACCCCGTTCACCTTCGACCGGGCCGCGCTGAGCGGGGCCCGCGCGGCTGCGGGCGAGCGGCACCCGGTGGCGCCGTTCCTCAGCGGGCCGCTGCCTCCGGCCCCGCCCGAGGACGTCTCCCTCGACGACCTGGTCTCGTTCTTCTGCCGCCGCGGCGGCCCGGTGCAGGGCTTCCTCTCCCGCCAGCGCCTCGACGTCGCGCTGCCCTACGAGGATGAGCCGCTCGACGACGGCCTGCCCGTCGAGGTCGACCAGCTCGTGCAGTGGCAGGTCGGCGACCGGGTGCTGCGCGACCTGCTGGCCGGCATGGACGTCGAGCAGGCCCGTCAGCAGGAGTGGCGCCGCGGGGTGCTGCCGCCCGGCATGCTCGGCTGGCGCATCCTCGGCGACCTCCTGATGCGCGCCGAGCCGCTCGCCGCGGCCGCGCGCGAGCGGCGCACCCGCCCGCCGCGGGCCGTGGAGGTCGACGTCGACCTCGGCCACGGGCGGCGGCTGCGCGGCACCGTCGCCGACGTGTACGGCGACCGCCAGGTGCCGGTCACCTACTCCCGCCTCGGCGCCGCGCACCGGTTGCAGTCCTGGATCCGGCTGCTCGCGCTGGCCGCCACCGACGAGGACCAGAGCTGGACCGCCCACACCCTGGGCCGGCCCACCAACAGTCGTTCGCGCGAGGCCTTCGCGGTCTCGCTGCTGGGACCGCTCGACCACACCGCGGGCAGCCGGCTGCGCGACCTGGTCGAGCTGCGCGACCGCGGTCTGAGCGAGCCGCTCCCGCTGCCGTTGAAGGCGTCCTTGGCCTATGCCCGCACCCGCCGCACCCGTGCCACCCACGACGAGGCGGTGGTCAAGGCCGGCTGGGACTGGCGCGACGGGCGGTTCCCCGGCGAGCAGTCGCTGCCGGCGCACCGCACCGTGTGGGGACCCGGCGCGAAGCTGCCGGGGCTGGACGTCGCGCCGCGCGACGGTGAGGGGTTCGAGGGCGAGACCACCCGCTTCGGCGCGCTCGCGCTGCGGCTGTGGAGCCCGTTGCTGGTGGCCGAGCAGGGGAGCTGGTGA